The proteins below are encoded in one region of Bremerella sp. P1:
- a CDS encoding sensor histidine kinase: MLTTSFKDGEPAPFLLSYVAELELEIDRLRRRDQFLQHIAREYIEQTLGLCSDVSEPPNFSGRLTSIEKACSHFREILYDVTEPPGYHPAFDQVVAIAIRPLIQQVFRWQQRISGAPKAVLRLDLDHEYIEWFPARFRNIVDNLIVHALRLRNDEKGEVRLGIELTTLANAYELRFTDNGSGAPASKWSGEDELFYRSASTRAAGLGGGLAVVRYMVEQCCGSVAVSSGESQGTSVVVTLPRYGLDDHLEA; encoded by the coding sequence ATGCTGACAACGAGTTTCAAAGATGGAGAGCCAGCTCCATTTTTGTTGAGCTATGTGGCGGAGCTAGAATTAGAAATCGATCGACTGCGTCGCCGCGACCAGTTTCTACAACACATTGCTCGCGAATACATTGAACAAACCCTTGGGCTCTGTAGCGATGTATCCGAGCCTCCAAATTTTTCAGGACGACTGACATCTATTGAGAAAGCGTGTTCCCACTTCCGTGAGATTCTTTACGATGTCACCGAGCCACCAGGTTATCACCCTGCATTTGACCAAGTGGTCGCAATCGCTATTCGTCCGCTGATTCAGCAAGTCTTTCGGTGGCAACAACGGATCAGTGGAGCCCCTAAAGCAGTCCTTCGTCTTGATCTGGATCACGAATACATCGAATGGTTCCCTGCAAGATTTCGAAATATCGTCGATAATCTTATCGTGCATGCCCTTCGGCTTCGAAATGACGAAAAAGGGGAAGTACGACTCGGCATAGAACTTACCACACTGGCCAACGCCTACGAGCTTCGGTTTACTGACAATGGCAGTGGTGCCCCGGCTTCCAAATGGTCAGGTGAAGATGAACTGTTCTACCGATCCGCTTCGACCAGGGCAGCAGGGCTCGGTGGCGGACTAGCGGTCGTCAGATATATGGTCGAACAATGCTGTGGCTCAGTTGCTGTGTCCAGCGGCGAGAGCCAAGGAACCAGCGTTGTCGTCACGCTACCACGCTATGGTTTGGATGACCACTTGGAGGCTTAA
- the ptsP gene encoding phosphoenolpyruvate--protein phosphotransferase: protein MITLQGIPLSPGMADGIAIVYDYEVERRLELPNRPVSDTDVENQETRLDDALAQSTQELKSAETFALNEPRLIGTAQLLSVHASIAQEIAALVRKRITTDRINAEEALDGVVQEFIERFEKLENNYIREREQDVRDVGRRILKHLITPIPCSREPLPAGSVVITRELMPSEAVELVKSGVVAILTERGGTLSHTAIVARSLGIPAISGIPELVSRVQPGTRILVDGETGRAEITPTKEAELLFLAHAKERESRKSKIAREEELPCVTSDGVSIRLFGNMGLPMEAKDAVEHNLSGVGLFRTEFLFLESRERPSLEEQVEIYSKMSSGLGNLPLTIRTFDLGGDKLPPFLLSEKPHANASLDLRGLRFSLQEVELLDTQLKAILHVARTANVRILFPMVIGPEDFSHAIRAVERATGYVGIQQRPKIGAMIETPAALFALDEILELADFVAIGTNDLTQYMLAVDRSLIDSNDDCSAMHPAVIRAIKLIVDASDQHKCPLCVCGEEAGDVDFARLLVGLGVRELSVTPHRAAAVRHAIRQVCFGELKETAKLSLKCHTPQEVHDLFKRYTEA from the coding sequence ATGATCACGTTACAGGGAATTCCCTTGTCACCAGGTATGGCGGACGGAATTGCTATCGTCTACGACTATGAAGTCGAACGAAGACTCGAACTACCTAATCGGCCAGTTTCTGATACGGACGTTGAAAACCAGGAAACCAGACTCGATGATGCCCTCGCTCAATCAACACAGGAACTGAAGTCCGCCGAAACGTTTGCCCTAAACGAACCAAGACTCATAGGCACAGCGCAACTCCTGTCAGTTCATGCGTCGATAGCTCAAGAGATCGCTGCTCTTGTACGTAAGAGAATTACGACGGATCGAATTAATGCTGAAGAGGCCTTGGATGGGGTCGTTCAAGAGTTTATAGAGCGTTTCGAGAAACTTGAGAACAACTATATCCGCGAACGTGAGCAGGATGTTCGTGACGTTGGACGTCGAATTCTAAAGCATCTCATCACTCCCATTCCTTGCTCGCGCGAACCATTGCCCGCAGGCTCTGTTGTCATCACCCGTGAGCTAATGCCATCGGAAGCCGTGGAACTGGTCAAGTCCGGTGTCGTTGCCATCCTTACCGAACGTGGAGGAACTCTTAGCCATACAGCAATCGTTGCCCGATCTCTCGGGATTCCAGCGATTTCCGGAATTCCAGAACTTGTATCAAGAGTTCAACCAGGAACTCGAATTCTCGTTGACGGCGAGACCGGACGTGCCGAAATCACGCCGACTAAGGAAGCGGAGTTGCTTTTCTTAGCCCACGCAAAAGAGCGTGAGTCTCGCAAGTCTAAGATCGCGCGAGAAGAGGAGCTCCCTTGCGTGACTAGTGATGGCGTATCGATCAGGTTGTTTGGCAATATGGGCTTGCCAATGGAAGCCAAGGATGCCGTCGAGCATAACCTTTCTGGTGTTGGACTCTTTCGAACGGAGTTTCTCTTCCTTGAATCACGCGAACGTCCCAGTCTGGAGGAGCAAGTCGAAATATACAGTAAGATGTCGAGTGGTCTTGGTAATCTTCCCCTGACGATAAGAACATTCGATCTCGGCGGCGACAAATTGCCACCTTTCCTACTTTCAGAAAAACCACACGCCAATGCCAGTCTCGACTTGCGAGGCTTACGGTTTTCACTTCAGGAAGTGGAACTGTTGGATACTCAATTGAAGGCAATCTTACACGTAGCTAGGACTGCCAATGTTCGTATCCTATTTCCTATGGTTATTGGCCCAGAAGATTTCTCACATGCAATCCGAGCCGTTGAACGAGCGACCGGCTACGTTGGGATCCAGCAAAGACCAAAAATTGGCGCAATGATTGAGACGCCGGCGGCGTTATTTGCCTTAGACGAAATTCTAGAACTGGCTGATTTCGTGGCGATCGGCACAAACGACTTAACGCAATACATGTTAGCAGTGGACCGGAGCCTCATTGATAGCAACGATGATTGTTCCGCGATGCACCCGGCGGTGATCCGAGCAATCAAACTGATTGTCGATGCCTCTGATCAGCACAAGTGTCCCTTATGTGTATGCGGAGAGGAAGCTGGGGATGTTGATTTTGCACGCTTGCTTGTTGGGCTAGGGGTTCGCGAATTGAGTGTAACTCCTCACCGTGCTGCCGCCGTGCGTCACGCAATTCGTCAAGTTTGTTTTGGCGAACTAAAGGAGACCGCGAAATTATCGCTAAAGTGCCACACACCGCAAGAAGTGCATGACTTATTCAAACGCTACACCGAAGCCTAA
- a CDS encoding trypsin-like peptidase domain-containing protein has protein sequence MNSPRRHPPLHLIVAGIAGLVGICVVFALGMVFQRLLLAPSTPSQTDNRIADEQTSPQNDSNHIGNLDVDQSTEKESQVSPLTDASPTIARTPLRYRWPLDEEPEYTCSLQVEFPNKQVKATGNFSYTAEKTTAVQLEKYRSRQAPIAEHIGTGTGFLVTTEGHLITNAHVVEGAEKIEVRVGNRFVAATPVDVDWDHDLALLAFDQPPHAVPLQLAHSEQVQVAEDLSVIGFPLSDVLGESSATFTRGIVSRVFQEDTRQILQTDAAINHGNSGGPILNDRGAVIAVATSKLTGSAVSNVGLGVSVAHVRDLLAANELTFSDTDASPMPPTEVASHGMAATFLLRVTPGLRGLGATDFYTLQYEANMEIPRAMLSGYARNLSQIDHGELLVDELGRVYRDSDSIQLPYLLGPIGRLVLNPFPLGARSRWETRRAVQVGWGLTTRDFRFEASNMGKKNAEERIEYQILEENGSQVKISRTYGLRSESGGGIPSIELELQGEGIFDRKLGRWKSFQQEGTFRSNRETSEVKLHLEFHAAPGRVQKTLPTDMLTGLFSDKTIKSLSATDGTTRAAGVDALQREVSAQFARKQLNGDSLTQAIKRHAIAVRFLVAAMEDHDPRVRVAVENGWQQLLSKQATTPVANESFDLMTLAIIRGIEDAGIQRTERTLALLNKLGPRARAAVPLLTEIVANHEELSLRVQSAKMLCMIGPAATESLPTIRHLIQNRLASGDNGSANGIVAELPRFGPPAVDLLIALAADQQVGKQACDGLSQLGGVATDAVAPLVSMVEIEHSPNRVAALFALASICGYPDPSGFGSYLKQEAALKRAAENRNHIAELNTALITAITDDDLGMQNAAVRCLGFMGDDAAPLAVRIAAEADRVQPDCVGGLFPILKQLDAQSADKFAATVAPSYAKALPYHAAMNALMHLGEPAITPQLLSRLNDENDFAVHSTIVTIILHHRATPTGGKVSVTLLANSERSVREHVRNTLASDGAQGACYPLLLVGIKASDAEIREACIKTIPVVLESATTPDNDRSRLCQEATAALNSLRQDSNSDVRRVVEDTLNRIAQLQSSP, from the coding sequence ATGAATTCACCAAGGCGACATCCGCCACTTCACCTAATTGTTGCTGGAATTGCTGGTCTGGTCGGGATCTGTGTGGTGTTCGCCCTAGGGATGGTTTTTCAACGTCTCCTACTGGCACCGTCGACGCCAAGCCAAACAGATAATCGCATCGCGGACGAACAGACATCGCCCCAGAATGACAGCAACCACATCGGCAATCTCGACGTAGACCAATCGACAGAGAAGGAGTCTCAGGTATCGCCGTTGACTGACGCGTCACCCACCATAGCGCGCACGCCTTTGCGTTATCGCTGGCCCCTCGACGAAGAACCTGAATACACATGCTCATTGCAAGTCGAATTTCCCAACAAACAAGTGAAGGCAACGGGTAATTTCAGCTATACAGCCGAGAAAACTACTGCGGTGCAGTTAGAGAAGTACCGCTCCCGGCAAGCTCCGATTGCTGAACACATTGGCACGGGTACCGGCTTCCTTGTAACCACTGAAGGTCATCTCATCACCAATGCACATGTTGTCGAAGGCGCCGAGAAGATCGAAGTACGCGTTGGTAATCGCTTTGTTGCTGCGACGCCTGTCGATGTCGACTGGGATCATGATCTTGCCTTGCTGGCATTCGATCAACCGCCACACGCCGTACCGCTACAGTTGGCACATTCTGAGCAAGTTCAGGTTGCCGAAGACTTGAGTGTCATTGGTTTTCCACTTTCGGATGTTCTCGGCGAATCATCGGCAACGTTCACGCGGGGCATCGTATCTCGAGTTTTTCAAGAAGACACTCGCCAAATACTACAGACCGATGCGGCCATCAACCATGGAAACAGCGGGGGGCCGATTTTAAATGATCGGGGCGCCGTGATCGCAGTAGCAACCTCCAAGTTGACCGGTAGTGCCGTGTCCAACGTCGGCCTGGGGGTTTCGGTGGCGCACGTTCGTGACCTTCTCGCTGCCAACGAGTTGACATTCTCCGACACAGACGCGTCGCCAATGCCTCCCACCGAAGTTGCCAGCCACGGAATGGCGGCAACTTTTCTGCTCCGCGTCACTCCCGGGCTGCGCGGACTGGGGGCAACGGACTTCTACACCTTGCAATACGAAGCGAATATGGAAATCCCTAGGGCAATGCTTTCGGGATATGCACGTAACCTCTCGCAAATTGACCACGGTGAACTGTTAGTCGACGAGCTCGGTCGAGTCTATCGGGACAGCGATTCGATACAGCTTCCGTACCTCCTCGGTCCCATCGGTCGCCTGGTTTTGAACCCCTTCCCGTTGGGCGCCCGATCTCGTTGGGAAACCCGTCGCGCCGTACAAGTCGGTTGGGGGCTCACAACCAGGGACTTCCGCTTCGAGGCATCGAATATGGGGAAAAAGAACGCGGAAGAGCGGATTGAATATCAGATCCTGGAAGAAAACGGCAGCCAGGTGAAAATATCGCGTACCTACGGCTTGCGTTCGGAATCAGGCGGTGGGATACCTTCCATTGAGTTGGAGCTCCAAGGCGAGGGAATCTTTGATCGAAAACTGGGCCGCTGGAAATCATTTCAACAAGAAGGAACCTTTCGAAGCAACCGAGAAACTTCCGAAGTCAAGCTGCACCTCGAATTTCACGCGGCGCCCGGTCGAGTGCAAAAAACACTTCCCACGGACATGCTCACGGGCTTGTTTTCCGATAAGACGATTAAGTCACTCTCAGCCACGGACGGAACAACTCGAGCCGCAGGAGTAGACGCCCTGCAACGCGAGGTCTCGGCCCAGTTCGCGCGGAAGCAATTGAATGGCGATTCTCTTACACAGGCTATCAAGCGACACGCCATTGCAGTTCGTTTTCTGGTAGCTGCCATGGAAGATCATGACCCACGAGTCCGAGTTGCCGTCGAAAACGGCTGGCAGCAGCTATTGTCTAAACAGGCGACGACACCCGTTGCTAACGAGTCGTTCGACTTGATGACACTCGCGATTATCCGTGGAATCGAAGATGCAGGAATACAACGGACCGAACGAACGCTCGCACTCCTAAATAAATTGGGACCGCGGGCCCGTGCTGCTGTACCGCTGCTCACCGAGATTGTCGCCAATCACGAAGAGCTATCGCTGCGTGTGCAGTCGGCAAAAATGTTGTGCATGATCGGCCCGGCCGCCACCGAATCGCTGCCCACAATCCGCCATTTGATTCAAAATCGACTTGCTAGTGGAGATAACGGGTCAGCGAATGGGATCGTAGCTGAGCTACCTCGGTTCGGCCCTCCTGCGGTGGACTTGCTAATCGCGCTGGCAGCTGATCAGCAAGTCGGCAAACAAGCGTGCGATGGCTTGTCCCAGTTAGGCGGAGTAGCAACCGATGCGGTCGCACCACTGGTGAGTATGGTTGAAATTGAACACTCACCCAATCGGGTTGCCGCGCTATTTGCCCTAGCATCGATCTGTGGGTATCCCGATCCTTCGGGATTTGGAAGCTATCTCAAACAAGAGGCTGCCTTGAAACGCGCCGCCGAGAATCGCAATCATATCGCCGAGCTGAACACTGCATTAATTACGGCGATAACGGATGACGATCTCGGCATGCAAAACGCCGCCGTTCGTTGTCTCGGATTCATGGGCGACGACGCAGCGCCGCTGGCAGTTCGTATTGCCGCGGAGGCGGACCGCGTCCAACCCGATTGCGTCGGTGGGTTGTTCCCTATCTTGAAACAACTCGACGCTCAATCCGCAGACAAGTTCGCAGCAACCGTTGCACCCTCATATGCCAAGGCGCTTCCTTACCATGCGGCGATGAACGCATTAATGCACCTCGGCGAGCCCGCGATCACGCCTCAGCTACTGAGTCGCCTGAATGACGAGAATGATTTTGCCGTACATTCGACGATCGTCACGATCATCCTCCACCACCGGGCAACGCCAACAGGTGGCAAGGTATCGGTAACGCTATTGGCAAACTCAGAGCGTTCCGTCCGTGAGCATGTGCGAAACACGCTGGCCTCGGATGGTGCGCAAGGTGCGTGTTACCCCTTACTATTGGTCGGAATAAAGGCGTCGGACGCCGAGATCCGCGAGGCCTGTATCAAGACGATTCCCGTCGTTTTGGAATCGGCGACGACGCCGGACAATGATCGTTCAAGATTGTGCCAGGAAGCAACGGCCGCACTGAATTCGCTTCGCCAAGACAGCAATAGTGACGTTCGTCGAGTCGTCGAAGATACGCTCAATAGAATCGCCCAATTGCAATCTTCACCTTAA
- a CDS encoding cytochrome P450 has protein sequence MTRSNNFPPGPSGHWLQGNLPEYRRGRLQFLERIRAEYGTIASYRLGSIPVVLVCEPQHLREILVTNNKSYGRSISTRMLSEFFGNGLLISEGERWLRDRRIIQPTFAKEHIEQFADCMVRRTSDCIELWNQGDRRDALLDMQSLTMSIAAETLLGVKLHEEVAAIHDPHEIIRGHFDYRMEHLWVTPRWIPTRHNRKVNAAYHAIRKIVDDLIAKRKNEHQSGTDILSRLIQIQRSQAHAMTDQQLRDQVLTFLFAGHETTASLLGWVWWLLGKFPDVANRLHDEIDDTLQGKRPTIADVPKLRYTDKVIRETLRLFPSAYVMGRQALEDTHLGEYDIPRGTNLVISPWLMQRDSRFWDHPLDFDPDRWTDSTQKTMDQFAWFPFGAGPRICIGKAFAMLESVLIVATIASRFNLVLPSNQAIEPHASVTIRPSPGVQVICHERTSFRKEFSPARLETTL, from the coding sequence ATGACGCGATCCAACAACTTTCCACCAGGCCCATCAGGACATTGGCTGCAAGGCAATCTTCCCGAATATCGCCGCGGGAGACTTCAGTTCCTGGAAAGAATTCGGGCTGAATATGGCACGATCGCCTCTTACCGCCTCGGCTCGATCCCGGTCGTGTTGGTTTGCGAGCCCCAGCACTTACGGGAGATCTTGGTGACCAACAACAAATCGTACGGACGTTCTATTTCTACGAGAATGCTCTCGGAGTTTTTCGGCAATGGACTTCTGATTAGCGAAGGAGAACGCTGGCTTCGTGACCGAAGAATCATTCAGCCAACCTTTGCCAAAGAGCATATCGAGCAATTTGCCGACTGCATGGTGCGAAGAACATCCGATTGCATCGAACTCTGGAATCAAGGAGATCGCCGAGATGCTCTTCTTGACATGCAGTCGCTGACCATGTCGATCGCAGCGGAAACTTTACTGGGAGTCAAGCTGCATGAGGAAGTCGCGGCGATCCATGATCCTCACGAAATCATTCGTGGGCATTTCGACTATCGAATGGAACACCTATGGGTCACACCTAGATGGATTCCAACTCGTCACAATCGGAAAGTCAATGCGGCGTATCATGCGATCCGGAAGATCGTGGATGACCTGATCGCGAAACGAAAGAACGAACATCAGAGTGGTACGGATATTCTCTCGCGATTGATTCAGATCCAACGCTCTCAAGCACACGCAATGACCGATCAGCAGCTAAGAGATCAGGTTCTGACGTTCCTGTTTGCTGGCCACGAAACGACGGCAAGCCTCCTCGGATGGGTTTGGTGGTTACTTGGCAAATTCCCGGACGTAGCCAATCGACTCCATGATGAAATCGATGACACCCTTCAAGGTAAACGACCAACAATTGCGGACGTACCTAAGCTGCGTTACACGGACAAGGTCATTCGAGAGACCCTGAGACTCTTCCCCTCGGCCTACGTCATGGGAAGACAGGCTCTCGAAGACACGCACCTTGGGGAATACGACATTCCGCGTGGGACGAACCTTGTGATCAGTCCCTGGCTGATGCAAAGAGATTCCCGATTCTGGGACCATCCACTCGACTTTGATCCAGATCGCTGGACAGACTCGACCCAGAAGACAATGGATCAATTCGCCTGGTTCCCCTTTGGTGCAGGACCAAGAATCTGCATTGGAAAAGCCTTCGCGATGTTAGAATCGGTTTTAATCGTTGCGACCATCGCTTCGCGATTTAATCTCGTCTTACCCTCAAATCAGGCCATTGAACCGCACGCATCGGTCACCATCCGCCCAAGCCCCGGCGTACAAGTGATATGTCACGAACGCACATCCTTCCGTAAAGAATTCTCGCCGGCCCGACTGGAGACGACCTTATGA
- a CDS encoding integrase core domain-containing protein codes for MKNLYHNLLLLIAGSPQKQLAAQIQYLKAENEVLRARLPKRIVTTVQERTRLAKLGAKLGNAIHEIVTIVKPATFLLWLRDAEKPTNAQAVRKGRPRTKEPIRDLIIRMARENDWGYTRILGELKKLNIKPPSRNTIKNILKENGLEPGPKRGEGTWDDFLKRHAATLWQCDFYAKRVLTVKGWRDLYLLIFLHVESRQVYKCPSTFHPNEEWVTEQALAFLKHTEAEGMVVQTLMRDRDTKYQAPFDAAFESAGTEVKVGAYRSPNTNAYVERFIQTLQQECLDHFVVFGKEHMDYLVSEFVDFYHEDRPHQGKENQLLTPAESQSEVVSIGSVTCRERLGGVLKHYHRQAA; via the coding sequence ATGAAGAATCTGTACCACAATTTGCTGCTCTTGATCGCCGGTTCGCCCCAGAAACAGCTGGCCGCACAGATCCAATACCTCAAGGCTGAGAACGAGGTGCTCCGGGCCAGGCTTCCCAAACGAATCGTGACAACTGTGCAAGAACGAACGCGTCTTGCAAAGCTTGGGGCAAAGCTGGGAAACGCCATCCATGAGATAGTGACGATCGTCAAACCAGCAACCTTCTTGCTCTGGCTTCGTGATGCCGAGAAGCCAACCAACGCTCAGGCCGTTCGCAAAGGACGTCCGCGAACCAAAGAACCTATCCGCGACCTAATCATCCGCATGGCACGCGAGAACGACTGGGGCTACACCCGGATCCTGGGTGAACTCAAGAAGCTCAATATTAAACCTCCCTCGCGGAACACGATCAAGAATATCTTGAAGGAGAACGGGCTCGAGCCAGGGCCGAAACGCGGTGAAGGAACCTGGGACGATTTTTTGAAGAGACATGCCGCAACGCTGTGGCAATGCGACTTCTACGCCAAGCGGGTTCTCACCGTGAAAGGCTGGCGCGATCTGTACTTGTTGATCTTCCTGCACGTTGAATCCCGTCAGGTATACAAATGCCCGTCGACGTTTCATCCGAATGAAGAGTGGGTTACCGAGCAGGCCCTAGCGTTCCTCAAGCACACCGAAGCTGAAGGTATGGTGGTTCAGACGCTCATGCGAGATCGGGATACGAAGTACCAGGCTCCGTTCGATGCCGCGTTCGAATCAGCCGGTACCGAGGTAAAGGTGGGTGCCTATCGTTCGCCGAACACCAATGCCTATGTAGAGCGTTTTATTCAGACGCTGCAGCAAGAGTGCCTGGATCACTTTGTGGTGTTTGGGAAGGAACACATGGACTATCTGGTGAGCGAATTCGTCGACTTCTATCATGAAGATCGACCGCATCAGGGGAAAGAGAACCAACTGCTGACACCGGCTGAATCACAGTCGGAAGTTGTATCGATCGGTTCGGTCACCTGTCGAGAACGGCTTGGTGGCGTGCTAAAGCACTATCATCGCCAAGCTGCGTGA